Genomic window (Takifugu rubripes chromosome 1, fTakRub1.2, whole genome shotgun sequence):
ctcctcttcagcttcttcttgaGGAAGAGCAGGTCGATGTAGACGATGTGATTCAAAACGGCGGAGGCGCAGAGGAGGCCGCCGTGCAGGGCGCCGGCGATGCCACAGCTGAACACGTCCTGACCTGGAAACAGACGCAGAAACACAAGCTGCTCAACCTGCTTCTTGctccagaagaaaggaaggcGACACCCACGAGCAGCTTCTCATACCTGACATGTAGAGGTTTTTGATGGGGGTGTTGCACCTGTTCCGAGCCACGGCCTCGGCGTGGAAGCGGTCCAGGTTGTGCTCGGCGGAGTACATGGCTCCGCGCTGGGCGCCCAGGTAGTGAGCGTTAGAGAGTGGAGTGGCCACATCCTGGAAAACCAactaaaaataaagcaatatAAATGTTCAGTCCTTCCGTGATCACGCAGTGTTTTGCTGTGATACGTGCATTGACAGGTCAAGTGTCCCACCTTGTCTTTGATTTTAGGGAACACAGTACAGGCCCAGTCAAAGAGGTTTTTAGCAAATCTCATTTTGTAGTTGTAGTACTCGTCGCCCCTTTTGCGCACTGTGGTGTCCTTCCATTCCTCAAACCATTCATACTTCACCATGGTCAATATGGTCATGCAGGATTTCCCTGAGTCAGTCACAGGGCAACAGGTTTTGGAGTGGTACTGAGCACTTTTATAGATTGGTACTTTATTTTTGGTCATAAACTCCACTATGTAGCTGAGCATTAGTCTGGGGTTGTACCAGGGTGTCTTATCTTGGCCTCTGGGTCTTTGGAGGACGGCATTGTGATGAACATCATTGGGATATTGTCTGGTGCTTCCTCTTTGCTCAGGGAAAAGAAGTGTTCCATCCTAAAAATGACAAAGATATGCCTGGAAACTTtagacttgatttttttttttggttgttttttttgaagacTGCATTAGTTTGGAATTTAAACCGTGTAGCTTAAACCTGATCACGTGTGCCACCTAGAGGCCAGTGATACCATCTCCCAGTTGCTGGTTCAGTAAAGCACACATGCATGTTCATATATTCACATATTACATATTAAAGTGTAAAGAGTCAATCATTGCCGATTTAACACATTTATGTCTATTTCTGTTTAGGTTTTCCCTCCCGTTTTCAGATCTATGTTATTCCTCGAGCAATAGCACCCCCGTGTGGTATACAAACGCATCTGCTACTACTTACGACTTGTCCATGTCATTATTCTTGAACATCCAGAAGTTGGTGGACGTGAGGCCGAGCTCCTCTTCCGTTCCATCAAAGCCAGAGAAGATTAAAAATGACCCTCTGGCGTGTTTCATCATGTTCAGCCTTTCTTGAACGTCTGGGCATCAGAAGGTCCGTCATCAGTTTGAGACTAATTGACTGTTTAATGTTTTGAAGGATCTGTGTCTCACCTGGCCTGTCTTTAATCTCAGGGGGAAGAAGGGTCTGAAAGGTGGTGAAGATGCCACAGTTTGAAACGACCACGGGCGCATGAACCGCCACCTCCTCCGTACCTTTCCTCACTTTCACACCTGTCCAGAGGAAAGAGCCCAGTCAGGGAAGAAGCATCTTCATCAGCTATGAGATCAGCTATGGAGTCAGTTCTTACCATAAGCTGTTCCCTGCTCATTTACCAGGATCTGAGAGACGGGAGCCCTGACCAGACAGTTTCCTCCATATTTCTGAATGGTGCGGATGATGTGGAACGGGATCTCACTGGCCCCGCCTTTTGGGTAGTAGGCGCCTCGTTTGTAGTGATGAACCAGGAGAGCGTTAATCAGAATGCTGGAGTCCTTGGGTGGCACCCCTGAAAGAGCATATTTGTCATAATGAGGTCTGAAAACCTGATTTTTGGACTCAATCATGCAACACGCTCGAGGACCCACCATAGAACAAATAAGAGAACATGACTTGAAGGTCCTTGTTTGTGGTCAGGCTGTTCATTAGGTCTGTTGCACATGTGCCAGAGAGGCGGAAGACTGGGGAGAAGAAGTTGGCAATGCCGGACTTCAGCAGGAACAGAGACACCCACTGCGGGATGAGCTTCAGCGTTGCCAGGTAGTGGGTCTTCTTAGCTGAGGTCTGTTGGATTAGGAGGTCTTTATCAGACACTGATTCATCATCTCAGGCAGACCAGTCAGGGGCACCTTCATAATTTGGAAGAACGTCTCAATGGCTTCGGTGTCTTCGGGGAACTGCTTCAACAAATGCTGTTTCATCTCAGTTTTCCCCGAGAGGACGGTGTACTCGCGCATCTCCTCGCCGAGGCCGATCTGAATGGTGTCGAAGTGTTGCCGCAGCTTCTGGAACTCCAGCTGGCCCTCAGAGATCTGGTCGAAGGCGATCCGCAGCAGGCTGTTCTCGTGAAGCTGCCCGATGTAGTGGAGGCCTGGAGGGGAAAGAGAGACATAACCTAAATATCCAGTCTGTCTGGTTCTCAGGTGACTCACTTGGATTTAATCTCCAGCTGCCTCTTAACTCGGTTCCAACTTTAACGTTTATGGCGTTTTATTGTTCTTCCTGCAGAGGGCACTCGTGGCGAGTCGCGTTCCCTGGCAAACGCCCTTACCGACGTCAAACTCGAAGCCTTTCTCGATGAAGGTGTGGCAGCAGCCTCCCGCCTGGTcgtgctgctccagcagcagcactctcTTCCCCGCCTTGGCGAGCGTGGCCGCCGCCGTCAGCCCGCCGATGCCGCTGCCAATCACGATCACGTCCAAGTTCTGGGGCACCTTATCGAGGCTGAAGCCTGGAAGAGAAGCTCATAAAGCTGAGGCTTTATCTCGAGCAGGTCCAAAAGAGTTACATAAGACCGTTACGTGAAGGTTTGAAGGTCAGGTTGGCCCGACCTCTCCGCCGTCAATGTGCGGCCCCTGAACCAACTCCTGTGTCTCTGTCATGAAACTGACTTTATGTCATACCAATTAAGATAAGGTGCACAAATTAACAATTGCACAATTATTACTTCACACTGTCAATTTAGATAGGACCAAAACGGATTTACTGTTGACGTGTTGACAGTAAAgtgtctgttttcttctgttttcttttgcttttcaaCAACAGCTGCCTAAAAATGAAGTAAATTTGAAGATTAAAATCACACAGACTCTGTCATCTTACTTTGCTTTAGGACTTTATCCCTCTTCTTCTGGTCGAACTCTCGAGGTCCAGGAGGTCTCAGCGACTCCAGTGAAAACGGGCTCCGTTTCCCAAACAGGTACCAGTACGTCCCGCCGACCCATATCACCACGCAGGCCAAGAGAACCAAGAGCCACATTGTCGAGTCTTCTACTGCAGCTGCAAAACAGTAACGACCACGCCTTAAATACCATGCCAGGTGTCCAAGGTCgagggaagaggaggctgaTCTAGATCACTTTCCTTGTCAGTGAAAGCTGTAAAGATAAAGTGACAAAAGAGCATTTTGATTCGGTTCACGTCTCAGCAGCAACGCTGACCAAATAACATCTTAACGCCTTTACAGTTGTTGATATCTCCTTTGAGATGCGCAATCTGTTCAGGTGACTCGAGTTCAGGTTTCgcgagggttttttttttttttactatttgggtcacagctgcgggcaatcatgcccgtgagtcgcTTCGCCCCGCGCACCCGTTGCGCAcctggacactaatgagcccccttcttaatccccggaggcacagctgctccctgccaggtcgttattcgtgttccggtgactttccagcgtattcctgtttgcctgcctgcccggttccgaccttgcctgctccccggtgaatcctgccTGCTGTCGgtgtctgacaataaagcggtgttcggCCTAACTCTGGTCTCGCATTTGGGTTTTTGTCTGGTTCGTGACACTTTTGGCTCTCTTTTAGTCACCTGCAGAGGGGTGACGGGAGCAAGGGGACTTCTTCCTGTGGTCTATTTTAAAGATTTTGTGTGCAGAAGAACCGGATATTTGTGCAGACTCTCCCGCTGAGGACTATAATTCATTTAAGCAATGCCTCCGCGGCGAGCCGAACAACGCCTCAGCCACGGTGTGATTAGCATATAATGGCCTGAAGTGATTAAAATAATTAATGAGAATAGACGATATCAAGTCGTTTAATTTGAGCGGAAATAAAGTAATATATAAATTAAAGTTATATAATATTAAAGTCTTCAAGGTACTTTATTCCCATTTTCTCTCGTAATAAATGTAAAGTATCTTAATTAGGCAGCTCTGGcagttgaatcatagcaacttAATTAGACAGCATTATTTCATGCTCGGAGCTTGTTGTTGATTTGTCAACAGGCGCAACACAGAGAACCAATCAGATGGCTTGATTTCACCTTTTTAAACCTGCTTTGATGTGAATACCTGAGGCAGGTTCTTTCATCCCCCTTTTCACCGCGAACCTCCAACCATCGCCAGAAAAATCCCTTGTCTTTATTGAATGAAACATAAACAGAGGAAACGATACTGAACCAGTACTTTCATAcgtctgcaggtcagctgatCTGCTCGTGTAGTAAATTGTATCCTGCAGGCATGGACTTTGTGCTCAAGGTAAATAATCTAgaattaaatgtttgtttggCAACGACACACAATGGATTATAAGCGTGAACATGACAAtcacttgatttcatttatgtGCTCTGAGTATAAAAGTTTGGAGACACCTGGATTAAATGAGGGTTTAATGACTGATAAAAAGGTTGGGGGCCATTTCAAAGTCCTAGTTTGTTGAGAAATGAAAACGGGAACACGTGGTGAACCTGATCAATCTTAAATAAAGAcacatttaatgtttcattCTGAATGAATCTAAATAATGCTGCACAGCCACGTGTTACCCCTTTTTCATTATCTGAAATGCGCAACAGCTTCATTTTCCCCTGTCGTAAAGGAACTTACTTAGATAAAGCAATTTGTGTTTATCTGATAAGACAATTAAGATAAAGACTAAACTATGGACATGCGTGTTTTTACAACAGTCCAGCTatacaaaatattattttatgtCAAATGTGATAAATGAGCACTCTGTTAACATAATTGCATATAATTTATAGATATTTAATAAATTCTTAGATTTTCATCAGTAAATTTTCTATCTTGTAGTCATTGGACCTGCccgaggtttcttcctggtaaAAGTAAAAACCACCTCTCGCTGAATGAAAGACCTTAAGACACTAtaaatgtggggttttttttggtaaaGCTAACTATTGTGTAAATGAAATCCTGCACTTGCTATAATTTATTCCAATGCTTTCATGTCAGTCTCCAGTAGTCCGCTCAGATGTTTAAATGCTTTAAGAGTCCCTGAATTTTATATCTAATTCTTTTTTAACAGACTTGTGCTACAAAAGCTCAAACGACGTACGTTTGCTGTGGCACCACCTGAAAATGATTCTAATTGGATGCGGAGCTCAGAATGGACGCAAGGTTGAAGCTGCAGGAAGAAGCTTATAGATTTGGACgcaggaagcagctctgtgCCAACAAGCCTCTGTGGCTTAAATCCTGTTAGGAATCAGGCTAAGCAGCTCCCGCACGACTCCTCTGACTTTGCCCGCCTTTGTTCATCTGCTGATGAGTCTGGAATACTTGATAACACGCTATGTGCAGGTAAATCCTGTAGATTATTGACCAGCCACGATGACACGAATACGCAGTCTCAGTGCAATAAAAGCATCATATGTTTATGTCTAACAAGAATGACAAAACACGATTCAGGCCAAAGCTCCATACCGCTAGTTTAATTTAATCGTTACAAATCCACAGGGTGAGGGGTTTGGGAAGAGGACTATGGTACATTTTCTTGCCGGGGAACTCCACAGGAACAGTGTAACTTCCTCCCATATAAAACCTTGTGCCTTTTCCAGGGGCGTCTCTCTGCTATGTTATTGTACAGCCTCCCTTGTCTCCTTTGTACGGGTTCTTGTCATCTGAAACACCTTTAATCAGAGGATCATTGGGTAACCGCTCCTCAACGAAAGCAATGGTTTCTGCACAGTTTGCAGCCACCTGTTGTTCAAGAAGAAGGCAGAAGCAAAGTCAACTCAAGCACATCTTAAATATGGAATTCAAACTTTTATGCTCAAACATTCAGCTTCCAGCAGCTGAGCCACTGACTGCTGTTCTTGGAGTGTTGACTTCTTTCTTCAACTGGTCCAGCTCCATTTTCAGGATTTCCTTATCTGACATATCCCGGGCCAtcctggctgcaggtggacatAAAGAATCGCTCTCATTGTGGTAAATGTCCAAAAggctttcatttttaaactcaTTCTTTGAAATAATTCCTTCAACTCTTACCTGTTGAATGGCGGGACTCCCAGTAAGCAGAGAAAAAAGGTTGGCTATGAGCTCATCAACTGGTTTCCGTCTTCTTCACCTGCTTCCTGCACTGTTACCTGCACTGACTGATCTGTGGCGTCCTACTGCTCTTCATCCCCTGCTGATCCCTGCTGCTGGCTTTTGGGTGAGGTCGTCACAGGATTGGACCTGATGTCACCAATCCGCCGTGATGGGATTAAATGAGCAGGAGCCGTGACCcctgagcaggaaggaggaaacCAGGGGACAGATTATTATAATGCTGCTGAGAACGTGAAGAGAAAGTGACCTATTCGGGCAGAAGTAGTACAAATGATCATTGCTTCTTGATTTAGTGACCTTAGAAAAGTTCTTCTGGCTCCAAGGTCGTACAAATTAGTTTTTCTTACAGTACAAGACTGGACAGGCCAGACGTCTTTTGAACCAGGGCTTCTtcatttgagtttttttttccaagttcTAAATCTGTGAAAACATCAAAATGCAGGACTAACAgtaaattatttttgttgttctttgtcTACTAAAGTGTCATGGAAGGAAGCGGAAGTAGTTTCATAAAACTGGGGCCAAGTCCTCTGCATTGATACCCACCAACTGACCTATAACTCATTACAAGCTCCTGATCCTTGACTAAACCACCTTCAGGGCTCACATTAAGCCATTTTCAGAATCTGGGCCATAGTCTCATCCAGTTAGGAGTAAACGTAGACAAGTCACATGGGGCTGACTTTAAGTTTAATATAATGACATTCTATTGGGTTCCTGTGTTCCATGCCAATCTCTTTTCATTAACATCCATCTCTGTCCAGCAAGCTATTTGTATTGAGGGTTGTCTCTTCAGTGATTATTGCCAGAGAAATAACCTTGAGAAATTTTACTATACATCCACAAAACTATTTAGGTTCCTGTAGTTTCTGAATAAGACCTACAGCCAAAATAGCCATTATCACCTAAATAATCATTCCAtccatatttttgtttttcgcTATAATTCTTCATCTTTTGTtatatttttttacataaaaatgtaaataggtGAAAAGGTAAAACAAAAAGTGCTGTATAAATTGTCATTTGTGACTGCTTAATTCATTCAACGGTGTGTAGTTCTATAAGttgaccagcagatggcagtgTGAAATTAGTCATGCCTACAATAACGATCAACGTTCCCGCCCACTTGAAGCTGTCAGCCAATAGGACAACGTTACGCCGAAGCAGCATttgatttcaaaataagagcatttACATTTTCCTCATTGATACATTTTCTGTAAGCGAAGcacatttagttttattttgacAGGTGACGCGCGTTTTTAGCAGGAAGTTGTTAAACGTTGGACAAACCGTAGTCGTCGATTCACAATGGCAGCACCCAGTGGGAAGCGGGCTTTAAGGTTTCTCAGCCAGCTTGGAGCCTTTATTCTGACCCGGGTTGGATTTTGGAATTGTTTCAGTATGCTGATGCTGTTCGCTGAGCGAGCCGACTCAAAAAGGTGAAAATTAACATCGTCCGTGACAACATATTGAACGTTAGCTTGCGAGCTAGCAGCAGTAAAACGCAACGTCAACTTGTGCAAATACGGTCCAAAACTATGAAAGGATTTGATGCGTCGGTATCAGTTGGAATGTTGACATCAAGTGTGCCAGCAAGACTTTCATTTTAGTGCATAAATTAATTTGCAGTGAAGTGAGAAAAACTCTAAAAGTTTCAGCCATGTTGAGGCGAATTTGCAAAATCGCCTCAATTGGCTGGTTTTTAATCACATTCAGACACGAGTTGAGCTGTAattttcatttctgctgctcatctTGTTTTAATCTCTTGTACTTGTCAGTCTCTTGTGGTTTGGTCAAACCTCCACACCCCTCTTATTCTGTAATTATAccagctgcagagaaaaaggTTCCACCCAGCGTCTTAGATGCAACATTTAGGGGTTTTATTACATCTCGTTTTCTAAATGAAAACCTCAATAATTACTTCTTATAATCAGGGACCTGCTACTGAATGATTGTGCAAAACGTTTCGCTTCAGAAATAATCCTGATGGGGTACATTGATTAAAATGGTATACAACAGAAAACTAAAAATGTAACATTACTGTCCTGTattaaatctgctttatttcatCTCCAGGAAGCCGGACATCCCAGTCCCATACCTGTACGTAGACATGGGGGCTGCGGTGCTCTGCTCCAGCTTCATGTCCTTTGGCGTGAAGAGAAGGTGGTTTGCCATGGCTGCAGCCATACAGCTGGCTCTCAGCACATATGCATCATACGTAGGAGAGCAAGTCCACTATGGGGAATGGCTGAAGGTGAGCCACCATTTGTGGCTTCAAAATGAGGTCTGTGTCTTTCGCGTAGGTAATTTGTGCCGCACCTCCCTGCAGGTACGGATGTATTCCAGAGCTCTGGCCATTATTGGAGGCTTCTTGATCCTGGCCAGTGGGGCAGGGGAGGTGTACAGACAGAAGGCTCGCAGCAGATCTCTGCAGTCCACGGGGCAGGTTTTCCTGGGGGTTTTCCTTATCTGCATGGtgagtgttttcttttaacGCTTTATTAATCGACTAAATGAAAGATGATACGGAATCTTGGGAAACCTGGTGCCTTGCCTTTACAAATCAAACCAAGACATCGATTAATGCCAAACAAAGAGCATCCCAACTGCTGCTGTTCCAGTTTATGGTGCCGTTTTTATTAAAATTCAAACCTGTGCAGGGTGTTTGTGAGAGCCAGCCAGGTAAACAAGAGGAGCGATGATGAGGGGGGTTATTTAGGCAGACCAAAAAAGAGGCAGTGAGGTCGTGAAGTCGCATCTAAAATTCTCTGTACCGGGTGGTAGAGCAGTACATGCAGACGTGCCATTCTTCCTCATTAATAGTTGTAAAACTAGATAATGAAGTATGTAACAGCtctgaagaggagcagagaaagagcTCTCTATCTGATGGTCTGGGAGGGGATTTACCAACGTGAGAGCCTTTAAAACTGAAGTGAAATGAGTCCGTTTACCTTCGACCACACACGTCATCAGGTCTCAGATGCAGTCCCTCTTCCCCCCACTAGGTGTACTCCCTCCAGCACAGTAAGGAGGATCAGCTGGCCTACCTGAACCACATCATGGGAGGAGAGATCACCATAAtgctgctggaggtgctgtTTGGAGGGCTTGCTTTGGCGTTCCTCTCGGGGTGCTACGTCCGTCTGGCGGCTCAGATCCTGGCCGTCATGCTGCCCCTGGTCATCCTGCTCATCGACGGGAACCTGGGCTACTGGCACAACACCCGGAAGGTGGAgttctggaaccagatgaaGCTGATAGGACACAACGTGGGCATCTTCGGTGCTGTTCTGATTCTGGCCACCGACGGTTAAACTCTCTCACCTTTAAAGGcaactttgtttttaaagactgACGCGTGTGAGCAGGGTGAGATTGTTGGCCGCCGATCTCTCAGGATtccaaacatttaaagttgGCTGTTGGGTTTAGGCGCCGATGAAGGTTCTTCCTATAAGTTTGGCACCTTCGGAAATGGAAAGGCAGGAGCTTCGGTTCAAGCGCTTTAATTTATTCAGATTCGCGTTTacattttgtcttgttttaatttttaagtATTGATCTCGTGCAACGGCAGAAACGTGCTCTTCCAAATAGAACCTTAAATGGTCATTTTTACAGTGGGCTTTTGTAAATAAAGGGAACATACAACTCCTTAAGTGTTGCCTATTGAACTGAGCACTGGGGGAGTTTCAAGAaatgaagctttttttcttATCTGGAAATACTGTCACCATTTTTGAAACGCGACAGTGCGCAGATGTCAGATAATGCTTGAATATTTGAAACGATTCAAAGTGTAAGGCTGCGTTTGGACGCTTTGGAGGCTGCGTTTGGACTAATTAACAGGCGAAACAGCGCCACACAGAGACGGGAGTGGGTATTGCAGGCGGTAGCTGGGTGCAACGGCAATGAAAAAGTATTTTATCACATTCTCAACATTGTACATTTACAACTACGTTCACTTCATGAATgtttgggagaaaaaaaaccttttatatGCAGTTGCTTGAATTGTGCCTGATTGCAGGTTAAATAAAGATGTTAATCTCGCTGAACTTGTCAGATGTGCGTCTGCCTCAACAGTGAAATCTTTCCAATAAGTTTCAATAAAACGTGCGCTCGGTGTCTGCTGGGACTGGATCCCAATGGCAGCATCAGTGGTACCCCTTCAGTCCTCCACCCCTGGATCTGAAGGAGCAGGGGTCGGGACAGGATTTTCCATGCTTTGCTGGATCCTGAGCGGCAATGGACCCGCCGAGTCTCGATCCAGGACCCGGGCAGCACCGAGGGTAAACAGGAAAATCTGTTCCGAACCTTAAGAGCTGGGCAAGAGAAGGAGCTGGGACACCGGTCAGACACAGCACCGCGGTGGCAGGAAGTCAGTCTGGACTGGATGTTTCTGCTCAGATACGTTTGGGAAATTTCAGACCAATTTGATCTTTTAGAAAAAAGGGAATGATTCCAttttcagctaaaaaaaatgttgagATGATCAGACTATTGATCGGTCAATGAACGAGTCCAAACTGAACAAATTAAGACAAACTGGTGCTTTTGGACCTACTTTAATGAGTCATCACTGAACAAATTAACTCCAGATTTGGTTTAAACTAAATAGAAACCATTCTGTTTCAAagtttaaaaactgcataattGAACAAAAAGAACCCCTCTTAATCGCAGGGCTTCAGCTGGATGCTCAAAGAGCGATGAAGCTCctcaaaaatcaacaaaatgtcTCAAATAATAAATCCCCCATGATagaaaatatacacacacacacacacacacacacacaggtgggccAGAGGCGACCTACGAGTCCAGCTTTCCTTGCATCCGTTTGCTTTTGAGTCCTCCAAAAAGTTACAGTATTACAGTCAGAATTtttgttaattttattttagaaaatgtcCTTAAAGTGTGGCATTTCAAgtcacattttgttttaaaatacagaaaatacagACAGTAGAACATGGATACAGCAAAAAAAGGAAACGaatgacagaaaataaagcTAACAAGCTTTTCTGACTGCTCTAGTTTTCTCTTTCTGaaggcagagggaggagggcggaaaaagaaaaggtttcGGGGATGGA
Coding sequences:
- the LOC101062884 gene encoding inactive all-trans-retinol 13,14-reductase, coding for MWLLVLLACVVIWVGGTYWYLFGKRSPFSLESLRPPGPREFDQKKRDKVLKQSFSLDKVPQNLDVIVIGSGIGGLTAAATLAKAGKRVLLLEQHDQAGGCCHTFIEKGFEFDVGLHYIGQLHENSLLRIAFDQISEGQLEFQKLRQHFDTIQIGLGEEMREYTVLSGKTEMKQHLLKQFPEDTEAIETFFQIMKTSAKKTHYLATLKLIPQWVSLFLLKSGIANFFSPVFRLSGTCATDLMNSLTTNKDLQVMFSYLFYGVPPKDSSILINALLVHHYKRGAYYPKGGASEIPFHIIRTIQKYGGNCLVRAPVSQILVNEQGTAYGVKVRKGTEEVAVHAPVVVSNCGIFTTFQTLLPPEIKDRPDVQERLNMMKHARGSFLIFSGFDGTEEELGLTSTNFWMFKNNDMDKSMEHFFSLSKEEAPDNIPMMFITMPSSKDPEAKIRHPGKSCMTILTMVKYEWFEEWKDTTVRKRGDEYYNYKMRFAKNLFDWACTVFPKIKDKLVFQDVATPLSNAHYLGAQRGAMYSAEHNLDRFHAEAVARNRCNTPIKNLYMSGQDVFSCGIAGALHGGLLCASAVLNHIVYIDLLFLKKKLKRRKAQEMAQLAKKLE
- the gngt2b gene encoding guanine nucleotide-binding protein G(I)/G(S)/G(O) subunit gamma-T2b — encoded protein: MARDMSDKEILKMELDQLKKEVNTPRTAVAANCAETIAFVEERLPNDPLIKGVSDDKNPYKGDKGGCTIT
- the tmem101 gene encoding transmembrane protein 101; translation: MAAPSGKRALRFLSQLGAFILTRVGFWNCFSMLMLFAERADSKRKPDIPVPYLYVDMGAAVLCSSFMSFGVKRRWFAMAAAIQLALSTYASYVGEQVHYGEWLKVRMYSRALAIIGGFLILASGAGEVYRQKARSRSLQSTGQVFLGVFLICMVYSLQHSKEDQLAYLNHIMGGEITIMLLEVLFGGLALAFLSGCYVRLAAQILAVMLPLVILLIDGNLGYWHNTRKVEFWNQMKLIGHNVGIFGAVLILATDG